Proteins encoded in a region of the Novipirellula caenicola genome:
- a CDS encoding purine-nucleoside phosphorylase yields MLDLFDKIEDACKKIRSEFSKTPKVGIILGTGLGGLAEQIEVEASFEYGDIPHFPTSTATSHRGRLVCGQLAGVPVVAMEGRFHQYEGYPLKQITLPVRVFKALGAEMLVVSNACGGLNPYFSNGDIMVIEDQINLMGDNPLIGVNDDRLGPRFPDMCEPYDQQWIDRTMELARRESIPIHKGVFVAVTGPNLETRAEYRFLRMIGADVVGMSTVPETIVAVHCGLKVVGLSVITDMCLPDALKPADVSEIIATANAAAPKLETLVRGIVSEAGQVRIA; encoded by the coding sequence ATGCTTGATTTGTTCGACAAGATTGAAGACGCTTGTAAAAAAATTCGAAGTGAGTTTTCTAAAACGCCGAAGGTCGGTATCATCTTGGGCACCGGGCTGGGCGGACTTGCCGAACAGATCGAAGTCGAAGCCTCATTCGAATACGGGGACATTCCCCATTTCCCGACTTCGACGGCAACAAGCCATCGAGGACGCTTGGTATGCGGGCAATTAGCCGGCGTACCAGTCGTGGCCATGGAGGGCCGTTTTCATCAATACGAAGGCTACCCTCTAAAGCAAATCACGCTTCCGGTCCGCGTCTTCAAAGCACTCGGTGCCGAGATGCTTGTCGTCAGTAACGCGTGTGGCGGTTTGAATCCTTATTTTTCAAACGGCGACATCATGGTCATCGAAGACCAAATCAATTTGATGGGCGACAACCCTCTTATTGGTGTCAACGATGATCGATTGGGGCCTCGCTTTCCCGATATGTGCGAACCGTACGATCAACAATGGATCGATCGCACAATGGAATTGGCTCGCCGCGAATCGATTCCCATTCATAAAGGCGTCTTTGTTGCGGTCACCGGACCTAATCTCGAAACGCGTGCCGAGTATCGTTTTCTGAGAATGATTGGTGCCGATGTCGTCGGGATGAGCACGGTTCCCGAAACCATCGTCGCGGTACACTGCGGGCTGAAAGTGGTTGGGCTGAGTGTGATTACCGACATGTGTTTGCCCGACGCGCTCAAACCTGCCGACGTAAGCGAAATCATTGCGACGGCAAATGCCGCGGCACCGAAATTGGAAACGTTGGTTCGCGGGATCGTCAGCGAAGCTGGCCAAGTCCGCATCGCGTAG
- a CDS encoding 50S ribosomal protein bL37 produces the protein MAKPHHKLKKANHGQRPANAKARKAKRRKVKT, from the coding sequence ATGGCTAAACCACATCACAAGCTGAAAAAAGCTAACCACGGCCAACGTCCGGCCAACGCAAAAGCTCGCAAAGCAAAGCGTCGTAAAGTTAAAACCTAA
- a CDS encoding DUF2461 domain-containing protein, giving the protein MPESVIPEELFDFLRELQSNNHRDWFNDNKRRYQTEVRDPAVELVRQLEKPLARAAPMLSAIPKPHGGSVMRIYRDTRFSKDKTPYKTNVGISLRHQANTNIHAPGAYIHFAPEECFIGMGSWRPERDVLSAIRQAIDANPKAWVKVRDQKAFRQHFEFTGEKLKTTPREYDKTHPMIDDLRRIDFIAVAPLSEAEVTSPEIIKILIDRVRAARPLMRFLCDAIDVPY; this is encoded by the coding sequence ATGCCCGAGTCCGTGATTCCCGAGGAATTGTTTGATTTCCTGCGTGAACTTCAATCCAACAACCATCGCGATTGGTTCAACGATAACAAGCGACGTTATCAAACCGAGGTGCGGGACCCCGCGGTGGAATTGGTGCGTCAGCTCGAAAAACCGCTGGCTCGGGCGGCACCGATGCTATCGGCGATTCCGAAACCACATGGCGGATCGGTGATGCGGATCTATCGTGATACTCGGTTCAGCAAAGACAAAACGCCCTACAAAACCAACGTCGGCATCTCGCTGCGGCATCAAGCCAACACGAATATCCATGCACCTGGCGCCTACATTCATTTTGCTCCGGAAGAGTGTTTCATCGGCATGGGCAGCTGGCGGCCGGAGCGAGACGTGTTGTCGGCCATTCGCCAAGCGATCGATGCGAACCCCAAAGCGTGGGTGAAGGTGCGTGATCAAAAAGCGTTTCGCCAGCACTTTGAATTCACCGGCGAGAAGCTGAAGACAACGCCTCGCGAGTACGACAAAACGCATCCGATGATCGACGATTTGCGAAGGATCGATTTCATCGCGGTCGCACCGCTGAGCGAAGCAGAAGTGACCAGTCCTGAGATCATCAAGATCTTGATCGATCGCGTGCGTGCGGCGCGGCCATTGATGCGATTTCTGTGCGATGCAATTGATGTGCCCTACTAA
- a CDS encoding ATP-binding protein, with translation MSSPSPDVFEKLASFYLGRHYDLAHDKLSDDLLMYDAKDLCTHAMCVGMTGSGKTGLCLSLLEEAAIDGIPAICVDPKGDLGNLLLTFPKLQPEDFKPWLDSGEATRKAMTLDELAADKATTWRKGLASWGQDGERIAKFRDSVDIAIYTPGSNAGIPMTVLKSFDAPPPELLNDSDAMRERITGAASGLLTLMGINADPLLSREHILISSILDVCWRDGKNVNIGDLIGLIQSPPIQRVGVLDLDSFMSSSDRAKLAMQLNNLLASPAFSTWLEGEPLSISKLLYTDEGKPRLTILSIAHLTDSERMFFVTILLNELLAWMRTQSGTSSLRAMFYMDEVAGYFPPVSNPPSKPPMLTLLKQARAFGLGITLATQNPVDLDYKGLSNIGTWFLGRLQTERDKARVLEGLEGSAAQSGQPFDRAAMEQKLAALGNRVFLMNNVHDDAPSTFQTRWALSFLAGPLARDQIGRLMADRKKKLQDQRKEANTETLDDTSSTPTRPVVPSGVKEKFLVATESALDGSRLVYRPAVYAEGTLHHVRASADLDSWQDVKLIVRCGSGVPDELWQASEPIPEDAELSDQADEEYVFSDLPNELRNAKKFKSYEKQFKDFLYRHYAMTLYKSPLIGNYAPGGLDEGQARAFFQQAAREERDLETEKLRDKFATKMKALDKRLKAANDRIAVEEEQYSQAKLSTVLSFGASILGAFLGNKVASRTNVSKMSTAARGVGRAAQQRADVTRAQETARELALEMTELDEELQEEIAVLSEKFDVKNLQLDTTVVAPRKSDLKVTDPIVLWTPWSVDSAGIATKLFE, from the coding sequence ATGTCATCTCCCTCTCCCGATGTTTTCGAGAAACTGGCCTCGTTTTATCTCGGTCGCCATTACGATCTTGCCCATGACAAACTCAGCGATGATTTGCTGATGTACGACGCCAAGGATCTGTGCACGCATGCGATGTGTGTGGGGATGACCGGCAGCGGCAAAACCGGCCTGTGTCTTTCGCTGTTGGAAGAGGCCGCGATCGATGGCATCCCCGCAATCTGCGTGGACCCCAAAGGCGACTTGGGCAACCTGTTGCTGACCTTTCCCAAACTGCAGCCGGAAGATTTCAAACCGTGGTTGGATTCCGGCGAAGCGACCCGCAAAGCCATGACGCTCGACGAATTGGCAGCCGACAAAGCAACGACGTGGCGAAAGGGGTTGGCCAGCTGGGGACAAGACGGCGAGCGGATCGCAAAATTCCGCGACAGCGTTGACATTGCGATCTATACCCCGGGCAGCAATGCGGGAATCCCAATGACGGTGCTGAAAAGCTTTGATGCACCGCCGCCGGAACTGCTTAACGACTCGGATGCAATGCGTGAACGAATCACCGGTGCGGCATCGGGACTATTGACACTGATGGGAATCAACGCCGATCCGCTGCTATCGCGTGAACACATCTTGATCTCGTCGATCTTGGATGTCTGTTGGCGCGATGGCAAAAACGTCAACATCGGCGACCTGATCGGATTGATCCAATCACCCCCGATCCAGCGAGTCGGCGTGCTCGATTTGGACTCGTTCATGTCCTCATCGGATCGGGCCAAGTTGGCGATGCAATTGAACAACTTGCTTGCATCGCCCGCGTTTTCGACATGGCTCGAAGGAGAACCACTATCGATATCCAAATTGCTTTACACCGACGAGGGCAAACCGCGACTCACGATCCTTTCGATCGCCCATCTGACCGACAGCGAGCGAATGTTTTTCGTCACCATCCTGCTGAACGAACTGCTGGCGTGGATGCGAACCCAGAGCGGCACCAGTTCGCTGCGAGCGATGTTTTACATGGACGAAGTCGCAGGCTACTTTCCGCCGGTTTCCAATCCGCCATCGAAACCTCCGATGTTAACACTGCTGAAACAAGCACGCGCCTTCGGTCTAGGCATCACGCTGGCGACGCAAAACCCAGTCGACCTGGACTACAAAGGACTCTCGAACATCGGCACATGGTTTCTAGGGCGATTGCAAACCGAACGCGATAAAGCACGTGTGCTCGAAGGACTTGAGGGATCCGCAGCCCAATCAGGCCAACCGTTTGATCGTGCCGCGATGGAACAGAAACTCGCGGCGCTCGGCAATCGCGTCTTCCTGATGAACAATGTTCACGATGACGCCCCGAGCACCTTCCAAACTCGCTGGGCGCTGTCGTTTTTGGCCGGACCACTGGCCCGCGACCAAATCGGTCGCCTGATGGCCGACCGCAAAAAGAAACTGCAAGACCAACGCAAAGAAGCCAACACCGAAACACTTGACGACACTTCCTCGACGCCGACTCGACCGGTTGTCCCGAGTGGCGTGAAGGAGAAATTCCTTGTCGCCACCGAGTCCGCACTCGACGGCAGCCGGCTTGTTTACCGACCCGCCGTTTACGCCGAAGGCACGCTGCATCACGTCCGTGCATCGGCCGATCTCGACTCGTGGCAAGATGTAAAACTGATCGTGCGATGTGGTAGCGGAGTTCCCGACGAATTGTGGCAGGCGAGCGAGCCGATTCCCGAGGACGCCGAGCTTTCGGACCAAGCGGACGAGGAGTACGTATTCAGCGACCTGCCGAATGAATTGCGAAACGCCAAGAAATTCAAAAGCTACGAAAAACAGTTCAAGGATTTCCTGTACCGGCATTATGCGATGACGCTTTACAAGAGTCCGTTGATCGGCAACTACGCTCCCGGAGGACTCGATGAAGGACAAGCGAGAGCGTTTTTTCAACAAGCAGCGCGCGAAGAGCGGGACTTAGAAACTGAAAAACTGCGTGACAAGTTTGCGACAAAGATGAAAGCGTTGGATAAACGTTTGAAAGCAGCCAACGACCGAATCGCGGTGGAAGAAGAACAGTACTCGCAAGCAAAATTGTCGACGGTGCTGTCCTTCGGCGCCTCTATCTTGGGCGCGTTCCTTGGTAACAAGGTCGCAAGTCGGACGAACGTTTCGAAAATGTCGACGGCCGCGCGAGGCGTGGGTCGAGCGGCTCAACAGCGGGCCGACGTTACTCGCGCCCAAGAAACCGCTCGCGAATTGGCACTGGAGATGACCGAGTTGGACGAAGAGCTACAAGAAGAGATCGCGGTGCTGAGCGAAAAGTTTGACGTCAAGAACTTGCAGCTTGACACCACCGTCGTCGCGCCGCGAAAAAGCGACCTGAAAGTCACCGACCCAATCGTCCTCTGGACCCCCTGGTCCGTCGACTCGGCCGGCATCGCCACCAAGCTGTTCGAATGA
- a CDS encoding tributyrin esterase, with the protein MSADEAGSSLSGALPPPTHQFSMQSMSDAELIAAIHAVPTFADPNVLAQIKIDGANGQHAALMRLNHPVRLQIEGSLGDYAYAYNAEADIRQTGNVGHGVGEGMRSGAVRIRGNAGVGAGAAMSGGTLAIYGQSGDRCGAGMRSGGIFVRGDVGHEVGVGAIGGMIVIGGDAGRNLGDAMNNVSVFIRGKAESLADGVTEAPLRKRELLRLGLLLINASIRGDAKEFRRVVPEAMLRAEEARRGEVAPNWR; encoded by the coding sequence ATGTCTGCCGATGAAGCTGGATCATCGCTGAGCGGTGCACTGCCACCGCCGACGCATCAATTTTCGATGCAATCGATGAGCGACGCCGAATTGATCGCGGCGATTCACGCGGTGCCGACGTTCGCGGACCCCAATGTGCTTGCTCAGATCAAAATCGATGGAGCCAACGGTCAGCATGCGGCATTGATGCGATTGAATCATCCGGTGCGTCTTCAGATCGAAGGTTCGCTTGGAGATTATGCGTACGCATACAATGCCGAAGCGGATATCCGCCAAACCGGAAACGTCGGTCACGGAGTGGGCGAGGGCATGCGAAGCGGTGCGGTACGGATCCGTGGCAACGCGGGTGTCGGTGCGGGCGCAGCAATGTCGGGCGGCACGTTGGCGATCTATGGCCAATCAGGTGATCGCTGTGGCGCGGGGATGCGGTCGGGCGGCATCTTTGTTCGCGGCGATGTCGGTCACGAGGTTGGCGTGGGGGCGATTGGTGGCATGATCGTGATTGGTGGTGACGCCGGTCGAAATTTGGGGGACGCGATGAACAACGTCTCGGTGTTTATTCGTGGCAAGGCGGAAAGTTTGGCAGATGGCGTGACCGAGGCGCCGCTGCGTAAACGTGAACTGTTGCGACTCGGATTGTTACTGATCAATGCATCGATTCGCGGTGATGCAAAGGAGTTTCGTCGAGTGGTTCCCGAAGCGATGCTTCGCGCCGAAGAAGCCCGACGAGGCGAGGTTGCACCCAATTGGCGTTAG
- a CDS encoding purine-nucleoside phosphorylase, translating into MRQNRFMDDLSNENRYLDHVDQAAQFLRRQSDRVPAVAIILGSGLGGLAEKIQYPVAVPFPDIPGFAASTASGHRGQLILGELEQTLVVAMAGRFHRYEGWSRAEVSFPVHVMARLGATQLVVSNAAGGVNPKLKVGDIVVIRDHLDFMRGGFGVANLPSFHLDVPADVSEVSPLRHGDVYDRELSAIAMQASRESNFAAYEGTYLATLGPNYETRAEYRMMRRIGADVAGMSTVPEVLAAANLGMRTLGLSMVSNVANPDSAVAASHDEVLAAGRAAEGKMEAIVRAVLRNTCSHSTGLPASNAGQSK; encoded by the coding sequence ATGCGGCAAAATCGTTTCATGGATGATCTCTCCAACGAGAACCGCTATCTCGATCACGTCGATCAGGCAGCTCAGTTTCTGCGTCGCCAATCCGATCGCGTCCCTGCCGTCGCAATCATTCTAGGCAGCGGGCTCGGCGGATTGGCCGAAAAAATCCAATATCCGGTGGCAGTCCCTTTTCCGGACATTCCTGGGTTTGCCGCGTCGACGGCGTCAGGGCACCGTGGTCAACTCATTTTGGGGGAATTGGAACAGACGCTCGTGGTGGCCATGGCCGGCCGCTTTCATCGTTACGAAGGTTGGAGCCGAGCAGAGGTCTCGTTTCCCGTGCATGTGATGGCCCGACTCGGCGCGACACAGTTGGTGGTCAGCAACGCCGCAGGCGGAGTGAACCCAAAGCTGAAAGTCGGCGATATCGTGGTGATTCGCGATCATTTGGACTTTATGCGAGGCGGGTTTGGGGTTGCGAATTTGCCTTCATTTCATTTGGATGTTCCTGCGGACGTTTCCGAAGTTTCGCCGCTGCGTCATGGTGATGTTTATGATCGCGAGTTGTCCGCGATCGCGATGCAGGCGTCACGCGAGAGTAACTTCGCCGCATACGAGGGGACTTATTTGGCGACGCTTGGACCCAATTACGAAACACGAGCCGAATACCGAATGATGCGGCGAATCGGGGCCGATGTGGCTGGGATGAGCACGGTTCCTGAGGTTTTAGCCGCTGCGAACTTGGGAATGCGAACGTTAGGATTGTCGATGGTCAGCAACGTGGCGAACCCCGATTCGGCGGTTGCTGCGAGTCATGATGAAGTTCTCGCTGCAGGCCGCGCCGCAGAAGGTAAAATGGAAGCGATCGTCCGCGCGGTGTTGCGAAATACCTGCTCGCACTCGACAGGATTGCCCGCCTCCAATGCAGGCCAGTCCAAGTAA
- a CDS encoding NAD(+) synthase — protein MSAHGFFRITVASPVVSVANPAANAAAMMRLMNPCDSDLIVFPELGLTGYTCGDLFATDSLQTATLDALETLVASTRQRPNQTVIVGLPVAIDDSLMNAAAVICNGQIEGIVPKTFLPTYREFYEGRHFRAASSNDPQWIELLGGLIPYGTDLLFQQGDAKIGIDICEDLWTPIPPSSHAALAGANVLVNLSASNETIGKVQWRRDLIRSQSGRCIAAYAYTSAGPGESSSDLVFGGHCLIAENGSILDESRTITDQAAATHESETVVTVDVDLAKLTHDRRVTGSFDDGKQSLTTAYRWIEIEQDENAALPRTPALIRNVDAHPFVPKAFSELEARCEEIFAIQSAALCKRLSRLSKTTTLAIGISGGLDSTLALLVALRACDAMELPRRNICGITMPGYGTTQHTKTSADRLIELTEITGETIDIRQLCLDTFRALDHNPLGIKIDHDTTPESLQKSFLDVPPSTADLKFENVQARVRTMLLMNRGFVLGTGDMSEQALGWSTYNADHMSMYNVNTSIPKTLVRFLVRYAADHYFEGEVSELLHRIADTPISPELMPPAADGTIRQETEASIGAYELHDFFLYHFVRYGCDRERIRFLAQHAKFDQPHSHTDIDATLETFFDRFFKNQFKRNCVPDGPKVGSVSLSPRGDWRMPSDADSDAF, from the coding sequence TTGTCTGCTCACGGTTTCTTTCGGATCACGGTCGCGTCGCCAGTCGTCTCCGTCGCTAATCCTGCCGCGAACGCTGCCGCGATGATGCGGTTGATGAATCCGTGTGATTCGGATTTGATTGTGTTTCCCGAATTGGGGCTGACCGGATACACCTGCGGCGACCTATTCGCGACCGATTCCCTGCAAACGGCGACGCTCGACGCTTTGGAAACCTTGGTCGCGTCGACACGCCAACGTCCCAATCAAACTGTCATCGTGGGGCTGCCGGTTGCCATCGACGATTCGCTGATGAACGCGGCTGCAGTGATTTGCAACGGACAAATCGAAGGCATTGTTCCGAAAACGTTTTTGCCGACCTATCGTGAGTTTTATGAAGGACGACACTTTCGCGCTGCTTCCTCGAATGACCCTCAATGGATCGAACTGCTTGGCGGCTTGATTCCTTATGGAACCGATTTGCTGTTCCAACAAGGCGATGCCAAGATTGGAATCGACATCTGCGAAGACCTTTGGACTCCGATCCCTCCGTCCAGCCATGCTGCATTGGCCGGCGCCAACGTGCTGGTGAATCTTTCGGCCAGCAACGAGACGATCGGCAAGGTCCAGTGGCGACGTGATTTGATCCGCAGCCAATCGGGCCGCTGCATCGCTGCCTATGCCTACACTTCGGCCGGCCCTGGTGAATCCAGTTCGGATCTGGTGTTTGGTGGCCACTGTTTGATCGCGGAAAACGGATCGATCCTGGACGAATCGCGTACGATTACCGATCAAGCGGCTGCCACGCATGAAAGCGAAACCGTCGTCACCGTCGATGTCGACCTAGCCAAACTGACCCACGATCGACGCGTGACCGGTTCGTTCGATGATGGCAAACAATCGTTGACCACCGCCTATCGCTGGATCGAAATCGAACAAGATGAAAACGCTGCCCTGCCTCGCACCCCTGCGCTGATTCGCAACGTCGACGCCCATCCGTTTGTGCCCAAAGCGTTTAGCGAACTCGAAGCACGCTGCGAAGAGATCTTTGCGATCCAATCGGCGGCATTATGCAAGCGATTGTCTCGACTTTCCAAAACAACCACGCTCGCGATCGGCATCTCGGGCGGTCTCGACAGCACGCTGGCACTGCTGGTGGCACTGCGAGCGTGTGACGCGATGGAGCTGCCTCGCCGCAATATCTGTGGGATCACGATGCCGGGCTATGGGACGACCCAGCATACGAAAACCAGTGCCGACCGCTTGATCGAGCTGACCGAAATCACAGGGGAAACGATCGACATCCGCCAATTGTGTCTCGATACGTTCCGCGCCCTCGATCACAATCCGCTGGGAATCAAGATCGATCACGATACAACCCCCGAATCGCTGCAAAAGTCATTTCTTGATGTGCCACCCAGCACCGCCGATTTGAAGTTTGAAAACGTGCAAGCTCGCGTTCGCACGATGTTGTTGATGAACCGTGGGTTTGTGCTTGGCACCGGCGACATGAGCGAACAGGCGCTCGGATGGTCCACCTACAACGCCGATCATATGTCGATGTACAACGTCAATACATCGATCCCCAAAACGCTGGTCCGATTCCTGGTTCGCTATGCCGCCGACCATTACTTCGAGGGCGAGGTATCTGAGCTGTTGCACCGAATCGCCGACACTCCGATTTCGCCTGAGCTGATGCCGCCAGCGGCCGATGGCACGATTCGCCAGGAAACCGAAGCATCGATTGGTGCCTACGAACTGCACGACTTCTTTCTGTACCATTTCGTTCGCTATGGCTGCGATCGCGAACGCATTCGCTTCTTGGCCCAACATGCGAAATTTGATCAACCGCACTCCCACACCGACATTGACGCCACGCTCGAGACGTTTTTCGACCGGTTCTTCAAGAACCAATTCAAACGCAATTGCGTTCCCGATGGTCCCAAAGTGGGATCGGTTAGCTTGTCGCCTCGCGGCGATTGGCGGATGCCCAGTGACGCCGACAGCGACGCGTTCTAG
- a CDS encoding sulfatase-like hydrolase/transferase — MSELGDRERLLRYRLAVLAILIPLGTLAIGVLYPSLSSSPPRSMLAWISIHSWILLQSLILISPGLLVAWLLRRRLPRVGFGVGFGWMILVPAGVLCDAIAFGWISDRFLSAKILRVATDLRDSLLAHAQWKSIASPMLWFLGFAVTVIAVFWISSAISRLCVRHQTVAKWSGGIVGVCVCLFSLPAILDWQTTASRMRATSTRHPWVVFRIIDSSDAAASSSKSRFAPVAFMIPQDGIQRRSVQQRVAGLNWDALATHDEPFPDVVVVVLESFRHEMVDAETMPNLTRLASDGIHCRNHFSAANASNMGMFSLVNGLEAIWFDEPIRYSPLMNRLFHQASYELGLFASHDDWRLFAMDGFLNEQQFDVFQCEPKGWSEVDRRTVSRATAFLNRSDLADASSPPPRLAVVYLYTTHADYRCDPADEWFHPAADDSFPIPYRPELRNAVWNRYKNCARTVDRLIRPLLDRNRVVIVTGDHGEAFLEDGTCGHGTKLSRYQTMTPAIIFAPGITPKQIDQPTIHADLLPTLIELAGLPISDPSVFDGSPIASKSKLNNSRWKERVFMVRDYLSDEALLVGPPTASMQSESILGIGCRVSLDENWVRITNAISESGDRVTDISDFEDASNKKINSQILQEWLKKRFDRG, encoded by the coding sequence ATGAGTGAACTCGGCGATCGCGAACGGCTATTGAGGTACCGATTGGCGGTGCTTGCGATCTTGATCCCTTTGGGGACGCTAGCGATCGGCGTTCTGTATCCGTCGCTTAGTTCGTCGCCGCCACGATCAATGCTTGCTTGGATTTCGATTCACAGCTGGATATTGCTGCAATCATTGATCTTGATTTCTCCTGGTTTGTTGGTCGCGTGGCTGCTGCGTCGTCGATTGCCGCGAGTCGGGTTTGGGGTTGGGTTTGGATGGATGATCCTCGTTCCGGCGGGCGTGCTGTGTGACGCGATTGCGTTCGGCTGGATTTCGGACCGCTTTTTGTCAGCGAAAATTCTGCGAGTCGCAACCGACTTGCGAGACAGTTTGCTTGCTCACGCCCAGTGGAAATCGATCGCTTCGCCGATGCTGTGGTTCCTAGGATTTGCCGTGACCGTGATCGCAGTGTTTTGGATCTCCAGTGCGATCTCGCGATTATGTGTGCGACATCAGACGGTCGCGAAGTGGAGTGGCGGGATCGTCGGGGTTTGTGTTTGTCTGTTCTCGTTGCCAGCCATCTTGGATTGGCAAACTACGGCGTCTCGTATGCGAGCCACCTCGACGCGGCACCCCTGGGTTGTTTTCCGGATCATCGATTCCAGCGATGCGGCCGCCTCTAGCAGCAAATCGCGGTTCGCGCCGGTCGCGTTCATGATTCCTCAGGATGGCATTCAGCGTCGCAGCGTCCAGCAGCGCGTGGCGGGGCTAAATTGGGATGCACTCGCCACCCACGACGAACCGTTTCCTGATGTCGTGGTGGTGGTGCTCGAGTCCTTTCGTCACGAGATGGTCGATGCCGAAACGATGCCCAATTTGACTCGGCTAGCGAGCGACGGGATTCATTGCCGCAATCACTTTTCAGCAGCGAACGCATCGAACATGGGGATGTTCAGCTTGGTCAATGGATTGGAGGCGATTTGGTTTGACGAACCGATCCGCTACAGCCCGCTGATGAATCGTTTGTTTCATCAGGCAAGCTACGAATTGGGGCTGTTTGCCAGCCATGATGATTGGCGACTATTTGCGATGGACGGTTTTTTAAACGAACAGCAATTTGATGTTTTTCAGTGTGAGCCGAAGGGCTGGAGCGAAGTGGATCGGCGGACCGTTTCGCGAGCGACCGCATTTTTAAATCGCTCGGACTTGGCGGACGCTTCATCGCCGCCGCCGCGATTAGCCGTTGTCTATCTCTACACCACCCATGCTGATTATCGTTGTGATCCGGCGGACGAATGGTTTCATCCGGCCGCGGATGATTCGTTTCCGATTCCCTATCGTCCCGAGTTGCGCAATGCGGTTTGGAACCGCTACAAAAATTGTGCACGCACCGTCGACCGATTGATCCGTCCGCTGTTGGACCGCAACCGAGTGGTGATCGTGACCGGCGATCATGGTGAAGCTTTTTTGGAAGATGGCACGTGTGGTCATGGAACAAAACTGAGTCGCTATCAAACGATGACACCGGCGATCATTTTCGCTCCCGGCATCACGCCCAAGCAAATCGATCAGCCGACGATACACGCCGATTTGCTACCAACACTGATTGAGCTGGCGGGGCTGCCGATCAGCGATCCAAGCGTGTTTGATGGCAGTCCAATTGCGAGCAAAAGCAAGTTGAACAATTCGCGTTGGAAGGAGCGAGTTTTTATGGTCCGCGATTACTTAAGCGACGAAGCTTTGTTAGTGGGACCTCCGACCGCGTCGATGCAGTCCGAGTCGATTCTAGGAATCGGATGCCGCGTATCGCTTGACGAAAATTGGGTTCGCATCACCAACGCGATCAGCGAATCGGGTGACAGGGTGACCGATATCTCGGATTTCGAGGACGCATCGAATAAAAAAATAAATTCGCAAATCCTGCAGGAATGGCTAAAGAAACGGTTTGATCGAGGCTGA
- a CDS encoding 8-amino-7-oxononanoate synthase, which translates to MPSFDYLANRLAQWSSQHRLRTLVPRQPQGVEFVDAAGRRLVNFGSNDYLGLATSGLPIASLPRESGSTASALVCGWTPLHHQLAETIAELESTESAVLFPSGYAACSGTVATLAEAGDLILSDALNHASLIDGCRLSRAECVVYPHRDHEFVASVLKQRRHEFTRVWIVTDGVFSMDGDVAPLVELCDVADPFDASLIVDEAHGTGVLGEMGSGLCEALGVKDRVAIRIGTLSKAIGCQGGFVVAPKVVTDYLVNRCRSLIFSTALAPSTVAASITAFESLNSEPERRHRVQSLAQHVREQLSISTSCAIENSVPIVPLIIGEDADAMAAAETLAEAGFFVPAIRPPTVPPGTARLRLSLSASHSDAMVESLLRAIKKSGILTVG; encoded by the coding sequence ATGCCCTCGTTTGATTATCTCGCTAACCGACTTGCCCAGTGGAGCTCGCAGCATCGCTTGCGAACGCTGGTGCCTCGGCAACCTCAAGGCGTCGAGTTTGTCGATGCGGCTGGTCGGCGGCTGGTCAATTTCGGCAGCAATGATTATCTCGGTTTGGCGACATCCGGGTTGCCGATTGCGTCGCTTCCCCGCGAGAGTGGCAGCACCGCCAGTGCGTTGGTGTGTGGGTGGACCCCACTGCATCACCAGCTTGCCGAGACGATCGCGGAGCTCGAGTCAACCGAATCGGCGGTGTTGTTCCCCAGCGGTTATGCCGCCTGCAGTGGTACGGTGGCCACGCTCGCCGAAGCAGGCGATTTGATCCTCAGCGACGCGCTGAATCATGCCTCGCTAATTGATGGTTGCCGGTTGTCGCGAGCCGAATGCGTTGTGTATCCGCATCGTGATCACGAATTTGTCGCCAGCGTGTTGAAACAGCGGCGGCACGAATTCACGCGAGTTTGGATCGTGACCGATGGCGTGTTTAGCATGGATGGTGATGTCGCTCCGTTGGTTGAATTGTGTGACGTTGCCGATCCCTTCGACGCATCGCTCATTGTCGATGAAGCGCATGGCACGGGGGTATTGGGGGAAATGGGCAGTGGTCTGTGTGAAGCCTTGGGCGTCAAGGATCGCGTGGCGATCCGGATTGGCACGCTCAGCAAAGCGATCGGATGCCAAGGCGGTTTTGTGGTGGCGCCCAAGGTGGTGACAGACTATTTGGTCAACCGATGTCGTTCGCTAATCTTCAGCACGGCGCTAGCTCCGTCGACCGTCGCCGCCTCGATCACCGCATTTGAATCACTAAACAGCGAACCCGAGCGTCGCCATCGAGTGCAGTCACTTGCACAACATGTGCGCGAGCAATTATCGATATCGACATCGTGTGCGATCGAGAACTCGGTTCCGATCGTGCCCCTGATTATCGGCGAGGATGCCGACGCGATGGCGGCAGCTGAGACGCTGGCCGAAGCAGGCTTTTTCGTCCCTGCGATTCGTCCGCCGACGGTCCCACCCGGCACCGCACGCCTAAGGTTATCCCTGTCGGCATCGCACAGCGACGCCATGGTCGAATCCCTGCTCCGTGCCATCAAAAAGAGCGGCATCCTCACCGTGGGATAG